From the genome of Nicotiana sylvestris chromosome 2, ASM39365v2, whole genome shotgun sequence, one region includes:
- the LOC104243734 gene encoding cysteine-rich receptor-like protein kinase 42: MNFSSLNFLFLKWIMIFLVSFGLICEADPRISEAGLVCGTNRTSPSVIIPQFVKLMEVVSQRVPEQGWGSHGVNSTNISIFALANCYEDLPRTDCLLCYAASRTRLPRCLPGKSGRIYLDGCFLRYDIYDFFNETTDSKEDKVNCSSSIGLASGQELTTLTVTAGNLITNLTGTAVANGGYAVAHLNGVYGLAQCWKTVSKKGCRECLDKASREIKGCFPSRDARALIAGCYLRYSTQDFLNEPSQGNSSGVSKGVIVAIVLGVTALIMLALFVAYAARKRSLTRKRERINLGKISSSYNRSSLNYKYENLEKATNYFDTSTKVGQGGNGSVYKGTLPNGNVIAVKRLFFNTRQWVDEFFNEVNLINGIEHKNLVKLLGCSIEGPESLLVYEFVPNKSLDQYLFDKSKIKILSWEERFHIIVGTAEGLAFLHGGSEIRIIHRDIKSSNILLDENLEAKIADFGLARCFAADKTHLSTGIAGTLGYMAPEYLVKGQLTEKADVYSYGVLVLEIVCGRKNIAFAEDSGSLLQTVWKLYTTNQVTEALDPLLKGNFPPEEASKVLKVGLLCTQASVALRPSMTEVVQMLTCEDCQIPEPCQPPFLNSSLLAGGSLKSSIRSLVSSNTLFKLDESYTTTTGTGSSSIHSSSDGPPRSDEFLLKHSEK, translated from the exons ATGAATTTTTCTAGCTTAAATTTTCTATTTCTAAAATGGATCATGATATTTTTGGTTAGTTTTGGTTTAATTTGTGAAGCGGATCCTCGGATTTCAGAAGCTGGACTTGTCTGTGGTACGAACAGAACATCACCATCTGTGATAATTCCTCAGTTCGTGAAATTAATGGAAGTTGTTTCACAGCGAGTACCGGAACAAGGTTGGGGAAGTCACGGCGTAAATTCAACAAATATATCAATTTTCGCTTTAGCAAATTGTTATGAAGATCTTCCTCGTACAGATTGTCTTTTATGTTACGCAGCAAGTCGTACGAGGCTACCACGTTGTCTTCCTGGTAAATCTGGTCGAATTTATCTCGACGGTTGTTTTCTTCGTTATgatatttatgattttttcaatGAAACAACTGATTCGAAAGAAGATAAAGTGAATTGTAGTAGCTCAATTGGATTGGCTAGTGGACAGGAATTGACCACGTTAACGGTTACTGCTGGTAATTTGATTACTAATTTGACGGGGACGGCGGTGGCGAACGGTGGTTATGCGGTGGCGCATTTGAACGGAGTTTATGGATTGGCACAGTGTTGGAAAACTGTGAGTAAAAAAGGTTGTAGGGAGTGTTTGGATAAAGCAAGTAGAGAAATTAAAGGATGTTTTCCTAGTAGAGATGCTAGAGCTTTAATTGCTGGTTGTTATTTGAGGTATTCTACTCAAGATTTTCTCAATGAACCATCTCAGGGTAATAGTAGTG GGGTAAGCAAAGGAGTAATAGTAGCTATAGTTCTTGGTGTGACAGCTTTAATAATGCTGGCTCTCTTTGTTGCTTACGCAGCTCGTAAAAGATCATTAACGCGAAAACGAG AACGCATTAATCTTGGCAAAATATCGAGTTCATACAATAGATCAAGCTTGAATTATAAGTATGAAAATCTTGAGAAGGCAACAAATTACTTTGATACATCAACTAAAGTAGGCCAAGGAGGAAATGGTTCTGTATATAAAGGAACTCTGCCTAATGGAAATGTTATTGCAGTTAAGAGACTGTTTTTCAATACAAGACAATGGGTTGATGAATTCTTCAATGAGGTTAATCTAATCAATGGAATTGAACACAAAAATCTTGTTAAGTTGTTGGGTTGCAGTATTGAAGGCCCCGAGAGCTTGCTCGTATATGAGTTTGTGCCAAATAAGAGCTTGGACCAATACCTCTTTG ACAAGAGCAAGATAAAGATTCTAAGTTGGGAAGAACGTTTCCATATTATAGTTGGAACAGCAGAAGGCCTTGCATTCTTACATGGAGGTTCTGAAATCAGAATCATTCATAGGGACATCAAGAGTTCAAACATACTTCTCGACGAAAATCTTGAAGCAAAGATCGCTGATTTTGGACTTGCTCGGTGTTTTGCAGCTGATAAAACTCATCTTAGCACTGGAATTGCTGGCACAtt AGGATATATGGCTCCTGAATACCTAGTAAAAGGACAGCTAACAGAAAAGGCTGATGTCTATAGTTATGGAGTGCTTGTTCTTGAAATTGTTTGTGGCAGAAAAAACATTGCCTTTGCTGAGGACTCTGGATCTCTACTACAAACA GTGTGGAAACTCTATACAACAAATCAAGTTACTGAAGCATTAGACCCTCTATTGAAAGGTAATTTTCCACCAGAAGAGGCATCAAAGGTTCTAAAAGTAGGGCTATTATGCACTCAAGCTTCTGTCGCTTTAAGACCATCAATGACTGAAGTTGTCCAAATGTTAACATGTGAAGATTGTCAAATTCCAGAACCATGCCAACCACCTTTCTTAAATTCAAGTTTATTAGCTGGCGGCTCTCTTAAATCCAGCATAAGAAGTTTAGTCTCATCAAATACACTCTTTAAATTAGATGAATCTTATACCACAACTACAGGGACAGGGTCCTCTAGTATACATAGTTCATCAGATGGACCACCAAGAAGTGATGAATTTCTTCTAAAACATtctgaaaaatag